The following coding sequences are from one Triticum dicoccoides isolate Atlit2015 ecotype Zavitan chromosome 4A, WEW_v2.0, whole genome shotgun sequence window:
- the LOC119289775 gene encoding uncharacterized protein LOC119289775 — translation MPSSRLVPPKDGEWGGGGVALEVTVLSAESLRLPPTYSPLPRRLRPYVAVSSSSSAGCSTGVAPATSGAGEHSWEDAGEDARLVVPVGAGFLEGRDDVRVAVLSESGCARLVGDTPLGWCRVPAADVLDGLRPPRALRRLSYSLRCPRRGGPGHGVVHLAVRVLGDVRVAPRPDPAPPAQPGWCRVAMGIPVSGPSAAAVVGTPSPWAWSQTSR, via the coding sequence ATGCCGTCGTCGAGGCTCGTGCCCCCCAAGGACGGcgagtggggcggcggcggcgtggcgctgGAGGTCACCGTGCTCTCGGCCGAGTCGCTGCGCCTGCCGCCCACCTACTCGCCGCTCCCGCGCCGCCTGCGGCCCTACGtcgccgtctcctcctcctcctccgccggctGCAGCACGGGCGTGGCGCCCGCGACGTCCGGCGCGGGCGAGCACTCGtgggaggacgccggcgaggacgCGCGCCTCGTGGTGCCCGTGGGGGCCGGGTTCCTGGAGGGCCGCGACGACGTGCGCGTGGCGGTGCTCTCGGAGTCCGGCTGCGCGCGCCTCGTCGGCGACACGCCGCTGGGGTGGTGCCGCGTGCCCGCCGCCGACGTGCTCGATGGCCTCCGCCCGCCGCGCGCGCTGCGCAGGCTCAGCTACTCGCTCCGCTGCCCGCGCCGCGGCGGGCCGGGACACGGCGTCGTCCACCTCGCCGTGCGCGTCCTCGGCGACGTCCGCGTCGCCCCCCGCCCGGACCCCGCCCCGCCCGCGCAGCCCGGCTGGTGCCGCGTCGCCATGGGCATACCGGTCTCcggcccctccgccgccgccgtcgtcggcaCGCCGTCGCCCTGGGCGTGGAGCCAGACGTCGCGGTGA